The Vigna unguiculata cultivar IT97K-499-35 chromosome 11, ASM411807v1, whole genome shotgun sequence genomic sequence ttttttaaatttatacatcaaatcactacacttaaatattcaaattattttattctttacaaGTGTAAAACATTACAAgggtaaaaatgaaaaaaataaaataatccgAGTATTTAGGTGgagtgatttgatatataaattcaaaaacattattttaacatgtatatataagttgtaaataagcttaattactaatttggtctcaaattggagataacaaaattgaataattttaaagaataagggtactaaattgaactaaaaatttaaatataggtCTAAATTAAAAGCATCTACTACCACTATTACGACAGTAACCTGTCATATGACACAACGGTAATCTATCATATGACACGACGGTAACTTGACACGTAacagtttatatatttaaaaataaattaaaaaaattaaaaattacacggcttgacacgtgtcatataCAAATACAATGTCAATTCCAACCttacaaaggaaatcaaattgagtttttctaacttattagataactaaattgaactaacaaataaaaaaaaacgaaattgaactaaaccaacaaattaaagaactaaatcaataattatatcttAGATTAACATCAACAACTCTTGCTCTCCACAATCTACATATTAAATCAtgagaagaaaaacaaagggTTTCTCTTCCTACACTATCATTTTTAAAGTAatcattttactattattattattttttgaaaaaaaatagagtaatTTCTCTAAAATTTTTGGAATATTATTTCTGAATCAGGATTTTCACAATAAAACTTTTAGAACAAgactttgaaaatatatttttcaatatacatcaaatacattataaaaaaactttctgggatatgatttttaaaataagcttattggaatatatatatatatatatatatatatatatatatatatatatatatatatatatatttaatatttttctgaaCGAACTTTTCAtaagatataaaatatgttacGGGTTCAGttttttagaacaaatttaGCAGAAGATATACGATAGTTTtctaaacaagttttttttttcttaatgagGTATATTTTTCCTTCTTGTTTTTAGTGGAGAATGAAGGTATAATTTACAATGTAATAATTGATAACAATAATATGgtgtaataaaagaaaagatattttaatatttgtcttttagtatgaaaatatagaaattaataATGATGGGTTTAAAGAAAAATCAACAACACTTTATAAAATATCACGAAATATTTCATCACCTTTCATGAGTAATAGAATTTTGTTTCTTGAATAATTTTCACACTTTTTTTATAGCATTTCTTCATTGTTATTAATCTATATAATTTAATCAAGTTTTATTCCgtaccaaattttttaaaaggtatAAAAAGTAAACCCAGTACATACTATCCAACATCCAGtacatataaaaaagtaaatctTGCACTTTGTTTGACGATGGTGACTTGGTTTAAGagaaataagaaatttaaaaagtgtcatttttttaccttttataatatatactCAGTTACACTATTTTCATCCTACTTAGTTttctaatcaaatttatttaaattatatttataatataattcaaaGTGAACACAAAAACTTATTATTCCATGTCTCtcttgaaatttgaaattgtcacaattttattcttaaaaacatctaaaaaaattaaaagaaaaaagtatatttaaattattttgtatatcaatttttaaacaatttaagaTTATTAAACATGTAAGAATTTATATGGGAAAAAGACAGATAGATAGAGTTAGGAGAAATTATCATCTCAAAATGTATTAACTTTGTGTTTGTCCTTATCATGAGTtctaatcttttttaaaaagaattgttatctgtaaaaaaaaaattaatattgtctTGATTCctattttagttcaattttgtttaatttggtttctttttttttctttttttcgtgTTCAATTTGATCATGAGTTGTTAAATGAAGTGAAAGTGagaataaattaaacaaatttaactaaaatatagaCTTATTTGAACATAATACAAACAATCATCCATGTAATATGAACAATGTCAGCCTATATATACTCTGTCGTTATCAATTTAAATGGTGTCAATGAAAATGaccaaaatagtatttaaacattctttcttttacgAAATTGAACTTAGTTGCacaattttcctttatttttaaacatgcATGCAATCTTGTATCAATATAACCAGTAATAGTTTATGCCGAATTAAATTACAAAGAAGAAGATAAGGTAAACACATCATAGTTAACTGAATTAATTGTCACTTGTCaagtaaaattttgatttaatgaCCTATTTTTTTACGTTTACATCCAAAAAATTATGAAGTTGGTCCTTCCGTTTTTTAATCTCGACATAGttctaactttttaaaattaatgcaatttgattgatttgtgaaaaaaattgatgcaatatGCTCCTTTCCgttcaaaatttagaaatgaattaaaattttttttatcaaatttgaagTTATATAAGGATGATTTGTTTTATTGGTATGATTAACATAATTCTAAtatcaaatttgataaaaaaaatctttgatttttttcacgaaatttaatgaaaataaccaaattgtattaaattttcaaaaatcaagACCAAATTATGaatcaatttaacattttttttatcaaaacaagaACCAAACCAGTAATTAAgtctaaaatttttacaaatttagttATGTTGACAAAGAGAAAACTATGAAAGTtgtaagtgaaaaaaaaaacaaaatgaaagagGTATTTAGGTCTATAACCACATGAGTAGTAATTTGAAGTTGCTTTCTCCAATTCATGAACAATTTTCTTCAAAACCTATTCATCACAGTGTGATCTTTCAAATCCCATCATTAATGTTAATTAGGACTTATATGACAAAACCCCCATGACTTGAGTGACAGAAACAAATGAACCACATGAAatgacttaatttattttaaaagaagttTGGATTACCAGAATTCAAACCAggtgagaaataaaaaagaaacaaaaagaaaattaggtaCATCTTTGTCTCATCATCTATGTGCTCTTGACAGCAACTCAAATGACACCTCAATATCAAGACAAGAGCACCACTGACTAATCTGTACTCAACAATTAATGCATTAGTTTCTCTTCTCTTGTGTTATGCTGCTACTACTCAACCTTATACTTCTCTCCTTTGTTTTCATTTGCCCCTTATTCTTCTCATTGTAAAACCTTATTCTTGGTGATGCTGATTGAACAGAGCCTTGTTTCTTTCCATGGAAATTCACATGTGTGTAAACCTAACAACTCAATTGCCCCAAGAGAGTGAGATTTTCTCATCACACCCCCCAGTTGGAATGGTTGACTTTGAAGTTTCCTCATTTAACTTCATAACATAACTCTATGTAATGTACAGTTCAGAAGTCAATGATGGGCTCCCCAACATTCAAATTTCTTTCCACTTTCCATGGTAGGTCGAAAAGTTTAGCAGTTATGAACTTGAAGATCTTGTTCACGTTGATGTTGTAGGTTGCACTGGAAAAGAACAAGGCAGCATTCAGAGCCTTTGCATATGTTCTTGCCTGTTCAATGTCACAACATCACAAACATCAAATCTTATCTTCAAAACCAGacactttttttctattttggagAGGCTTACACAGCATTCCAACATGTCTTGCTTAACAAATAAATAGGTATGGGAACATGGTTGGTCTTGTCTGCCCTAAGACTCCATGAATCATCAAACATGTAATGCCTTATAATTTAAGATGGGGTCCATGATCATTAACTTCACTATGATTTATGCAGATGATGATTAACACTATCTTTAACATGCCTATACCCTATTCAAAAATTAGCAGTGTCTGCAAAGTAAAAGTGTTTGGAAACAAGGAGTCTTTTTATATGCTGTCTGCAGTGATTCCATCAATCTCAACAACAATCATTAAAACTATcaatttttctgattttgtagTGATGTTGTGtcacaaaacaacacataatacttcttcggATCTGGAGGTTCTGTTTTAGTAGATCTAAGAACATGCAGAGATGGTACTTAAACTGCATTTTTATTGTTGAAAATGGAACTCTTACCTCACTAGCAATGGTCCATTGGATATCAATAGGGAGCTGGATAAAATCATCAAACTTGGTTCCTATCAACACTGGTATTGCTGTCTACAAAAATCAAGGATAAAGAACTGTAAAATCCCACTCCTCTGTATCCACATGCATACAATTTTATGCTTTCTGggccaaaagaaaaaaacataccTGATTCCATTTCCTGGCTTCTTTGTACCATCCAAGAACACTGAAATCATTAATCATTCACCCCCCAAAAAAACGGTGAAAATTCATCTGATATTAGCAATCTGAAAAGGCTTTCGCCAAAATTAATCCAAAACAATATAACAAAGAAGGTACCTGTTTAATGTGCATCGACTTGTTAGATCAAACATAATCAAAATCGCCACAGAATCCGTGCAAGCCTTCGGAATTCGATCTTCTGTTTTTCCATCACCTGAATGGAAAACaaccaaatattaaaatataaattgatctTTCTTTTTGGCCATATCCATAACCATGAGTTATCACAAATTCATCAAAAACAATACGTGCTCTTCTCtttgtctatatatatatacatgtatatatatctCTACCTTGTACTTCCCAGATACAGTACGAGATGCGAACCCCTTTAACGACCAGTGTTTTGTCCATCTGATTTAACCCTTCCATCTTGCTACCTTGCTTCTCCTTTTCATCCCCAACATATTTCACCTGAAAACCACATtcaaacaaaaggaaaataCGAAcagtaaataaaaacaattttttgacTCAACCCATTTCAGGTTAAACGCAACAGaacctaaaaataaaaagaaaaatatccaTGTTGGCTCAATTACTATATACAAACCAAAAAGCTGGTTTTTCCAATTTGGCAATCTCCCAACAAGCTGATCTTCAAGGAGACCAAATCAGAATCCAAATCATGGGTTTGAAACATCGCCGGCGGCGTGACATCCATCTCTTCACGAGCAATTTCGCCGGATGATTCCGCCGGCGGGGGCGGCTGCGGAGAGGGTAATGCTGGAGTCAGCATGCTGTATGTGTTGTTGGTCTTCCTCCCGGAACAGAGCAGGATGCGGTGGAGGACGCGGAGGATGCACCGCCGTAGCAGGGAAACGCGGTGGTGGAAGCGTCGCCTTATGGTTGTGGAGTTGTGGAGTTTGGTGGCTAACTGGGGCATGTTTTGTTTTGatcttcccttttttttttcggaggaaataatgaaaatttgaagaaGTGTTTTTGTGTCGTGTTTGGAATGAAATGTTGATGACGACGACGAGGAACTACGACGGATGGCCTCAAGTGCAACCACTGAGCCTCTCAgccatgaaaatgaaaagtgagGTTGTGTGTTGTCTCATATTTTTGAATGCTGAGGGTACTTTCGGTTTTTCGCCCTCACCTCTCCCTATGTTCTTGATTTTGTGAAGGGTTTTCACTTTTTCAGTTACATCTTTCAACGACTTTTGTGCTATCAGCAACACTACTTTAACGCCACGGTTGACCGTTAAAATATGAACACTGTCCTTTCATTCCACAATTTTAAATGTGGCTACAGTTTTCCTCATTTTAAGACACCAAATATAAATCTAGATTTTGCTTCCATAATTTTAGTTATACAtcataaaatgttatatttttatgatttatttatgtataacaTCACTACTTTTTATCTTtctaattttatgaataataatttaatgatcTTTCCGTGTGTGTAGtgatttaataataattcaataatttattgaagAATCTTTTTGCCTTAGCCTTGTTTCAATTCTTATTAGTATTAACTTCGATTAACTAAGAATATTGATTGGTGAATAGTGAGGGTTCTATAaaaatcttcttccttttgtgTATGTCTCAAGTTTGGTGAATAAAAAGGGGCTTTCGAGAAACAAGACAACATTATCAACCACGTGTTGCTCAGGAAAACATGTGTTCAATGGTCCCATTTGATGAATCATTTTCTAATGTGTACCTCACCAGCGACAAACCCATGTAGTGAAATCACCAAATCATTCAATGCAATTTTGGAGATTTCATACTCGGAGATTCGTGACATGAGAATTATGCGCACAGACAAAACAAGAacttactttatttttcttcttaaaccAAAATCTTGGATGACAAGGATGAAGGGTTACTAAGAATATTTGTATTGTGGTGAGATCTTATAAGATAAAGACAAATTCATAAGTGGATttaaattttaccttatatcgattttgtaaaatttagttAGATTCAAGTCAATTTCTTAACAATTAAGAATGTAAACAATTTACATGAGGTTACAATAACTCTTGAAGCCCTTGCTGAATTTTGCTTAAAAACAAACTCACTTTTAAGAGGACCACCAAAAGGTTGGAAAATGAAATAATGTTCAATGATGAGAATTGTGGTGAGGGTATTCCTTTTCTTCACAAGCTTTTTCCAAACAAAGGTACAACAAACTAAAGCatgatttttgttcttttttcaaaCAATGTTGTGGTGACAGTCTTGCTGTCACAATTTCCTAGCAAGGAAGGAAGGAATTTACCTTCACTGGTGTAGACTAATTTGTGCCAACACTATATGACTAAGGTAgccaaaagagaaaaaagaaaaagataaatgagAGAGGGTTGGTTAACTAGATGGCTGATGAAACAGAAGGATCCTCCAAGCTTTGGCTGTGTCTTCGTTTCTTGTTATCCCTAAGAATCTCTTTGACTTCTGATTCCCTTTTATCTACAAACACCATCCATTTCTTGAGGCTAGGAGTTCTGCTTGGACGTCTAGATCTTCTCACTGGCTGGATTTCCTCATCAATTTTCTCAGATTCTGGGATGAATTTGTTATATTGGCAGAAGATTCTGGCAAAGAAAATTGTCAGGGTAATGAAACATGCAATGCCACAT encodes the following:
- the LOC114169119 gene encoding septum-promoting GTP-binding protein 1, with the translated sequence MPQLATKLHNSTTIRRRFHHRVSLLRRCILRVLHRILLCSGRKTNNTYSMLTPALPSPQPPPPAESSGEIAREEMDVTPPAMFQTHDLDSDLVSLKISLLGDCQIGKTSFLVKYVGDEKEKQGSKMEGLNQMDKTLVVKGVRISYCIWEVQGDGKTEDRIPKACTDSVAILIMFDLTSRCTLNSVLGWYKEARKWNQTAIPVLIGTKFDDFIQLPIDIQWTIASEARTYAKALNAALFFSSATYNINVNKIFKFITAKLFDLPWKVERNLNVGEPIIDF